Part of the Nicotiana sylvestris chromosome 2, ASM39365v2, whole genome shotgun sequence genome, aaggccaaggcaaaggcagcgtgcgcgcataccttggtatttctcTCCCCATCTAATGCAAAATACAGTTCGCCACCTACGCTCATCgcaggtcgaatgggtcaccaacctccggacccagccgggcaggtCAAGAACTTCGTCCGGTGTTCGTGAAGTTGCTGCAAAAGGGGAAAACGCAATTAGTCAACTGGTTTTCCCTATTAGTAAAATCTGAAAAAGCACTAGACCCTCCACTCACATgcataattccatccctcgggaaatggcaaaagctCTATAGGAATAATGTCGGCCATCTGGACCCGGACGAGCCAACTGGCCCATTCTCGAGCCCCATCTTCTTCGTCATCAATGACAAAGGGTGtggatgaaagggccggtacagcctgacaaggtgactaagcgtgaattcaagctcAGCCCTCTCCGCAAAGGACCACATCATCAACACCactcgccaaaatgacggatgtattTGCGCCAAAGTAACACAATACTTCAAGCAAATATCAATCACAACCCCATCAAGGGGGCCAAATGAGAAAGGATATAAGTATacactcaagaatccatcagcggAGTCCGTAATGctctcatccggggaaagcacctgcagcgttttccctttgctccatccgcagtatctcctcaccatctccaaaTGTTCCTCTTTTATTAAAGACACAATCTTCAGAGGGAACTCCCGCGGATCCTGAGCGTCGGGAGCAGTATTCCCCACTCCCTGCCGGGCGGGCCCTGAAGTAGTtgccatgactatggtaaaaTTGACAGACTAGAGCCAGAATGTATGCCAACGCTTTTTGTGCCTGAGgaaatgaagaaccctatgccaaagTGAAAGGGTAGATATCTAAAGTAGCGAGGTCTTTCGAAGAATCCGAAGCTGCCCCACATATACGCTGAAAACATCAACGATTCACCTATCCGGAGTGAGCCCCGGGAGGCCAATGACCTCAAGATAGATCGATAGGGTGATACCCGATCCCAGAGGCATCCCTCGACGAGAAGCCAGGACTCAAGGAGTCTCCCGTATTATCAAAAGTTTCGAGGAAACATCCGACCCCGAGGACCTCCGCCAAAAAAGAAGTCGTGCTTCGGGAAGCTTTCAACACTATCACTCGACTCAAAGTGGTACCGATCTCATGGtttccttttttaaaaataagcaCGCGAAGCTCCGATCACGAAGGCTCCACAAAGGATCGAGGTAGCGCCTGAGTATAGGCAACTCCTTAACAGAAGTCTATCCCATACGCCTTAAAAAGCtatctacatcaagttcaaaAGGGACCCCCAGGTACCCGAAGCTGACCTTCATTTAGGATATCATTATCGAAAGCTCCACGTACTATCTTCACGCAACATAGAGGGCTCGATAGCCCGAGCTTATCAGATCAATACAGGTTCGATCCGAGGTACGACGATGGGATCGAAAAGGGGCCATGACGATCAACAGAGGATCGGGAAGAATGCTCGCATTTAAGTTAGGTATCAGTGGTCAACAACAAAGAAAAACATTCAAAAGCCTCGAAGGGCATGAGAGCATACAAGAATAAGGCAAAAATCAAAAGCGGAAGTCAATGAATTATATTCATATTCGTAAAAatccatgtacaacagccctcgaggggtccttacatataacTACAGAAGCCTACAAAGGTTCTCTACACCAAAAATGGAGGAacggaaggatgtacatgtgatgaaacccgATAGCGTGGTCCATCCTCAAGGGTCCATCTCCGGTATCAACATCCTCGAGTACCGCCCCCTCGAGCACGCATCCTCGAGGGAAATTCCTTCGACCACCACCTCCTTTAGGTTCCCAGCTAAATCCCCCGAGGGATTCCcgccggagaagatgaagaagaggaaaaagaggggatgcagaggaggcagagaaaagagacatggccccCCAAagacaaaggttgaagattcggcggtcACCAGGCTCAGCGGCTGGTAGTGCCACTTTATCCATTAGGAAAgaaaaaacccaagggatgaagtgccatacCAGGCCTGAATAGGAGAGTGAGCCGCGGTGCATAGTCCGAATGGCTGTCTACATAAGGGGAAAGCTGACTCCCCATCCGTTACCATCTCGGGCCAACAACAATAGCAACGACAAACATATTAGCAACCACCGCAACGATAGGGCAGCATGACCATGCTCGACAAAGGAAATCCTAGAAAAGAGTCCGCAACACAATCTACAGGAGCTCCGCGAAACGGACTTGAGGCCATGATCCCCAAGCATGACAATCAAGgaaagaagaagatgataagaatGAATGGTCAAATGAGCCAACGAGGGTACTGGGATAGGAAAAACAACGCCAAGGCACCCCTATTTATAGGGGATAATGACACGGTCATCGAGGTTTTGGAAGATTAACCGACAGACGCAATTACTATATTCTTAAAAAACCAAATCGACGGCGGTATATTCACCTTGGAGAATAGGAATCGACAGTGCATTGAATGTGGTTGAAATACACACATCCGTGGGATGCCCCAGTTGCCACAAAAGTTTGTGCCAAAGGTTACATCACTGGTGTGACATCGCTATAAGAAGCTCGGGGAGTCaagtgtcaaaatcatttcccatcgcttcattctgggaaacgcagagactatctgtatacggtgaaataagaggacttaatttctcgctatcaagtcatttcggaagaatGCCTCAAGACCCCGGGGACGGGGAGCCAAGGCCGAGTACCCTCCCTCGGGGCCCGTCAAGGCCCGACTTAGAGAAGATGGAAATCGAAGCCAGAATAGAGGGTGAAGCTCCCAAGGCATGCGACTAAGTCTGAAAAAGCTGGCCTATCCAGGGCCTATGCCGAAGCATCGcgtctagctgtcccatctccatacttaaacaattaatgcatgttgtattatagccgagttcccctcctatataaagggaactcgcgctactttgtaaagggcttatgttgctctatttctccacaaatgcaataatctatctctctttctctctctctctcctttctaATTTGCTCATCCTCACTTGCccgaggccactttagcatttatcgctttcttaaatttttttcattatatttcttggattggccataaagagccttgtttaatcatatccttaACTATTGGCCCATTTTCGACTGCCCCCGACAGCCCGAGCTCGACCCGAGCTCGACCCAAGCGTCGATCCCGAGGCCCCTCATCAACCGATCCTACACCTGGGCAACAGGTTCCTTGGCTCGTTCAACCCATCATTTTAGCTTGTATCTCCTTAATAAAACAACTCGGGCAGTAAGCGTTCAGGTTTATTTATCGCCCTatttttagcttgcatttcattgttaaacttcatattcttagcatcaacttctctaaacaactagctcgagaatagatcacacatttttagaatcccatttacaaatttaattgttgttaccattttcatggtaaacaagaTCGGACCTTGCATATGTACCTACATATCCCTCTATGGGAAGTCAGGTAAAAAATAGTTCTATTTCAACCAAAACCTAACTCTACTGTCttcaaacatagtatctcttgattaCATTTGAGTTGATAGGCTTCGTGCTGACTCTCCCGTCCATCTATGCCAAAATCAGAGCTCCTCCCCAAAAATATTCGGTGGATCACGTAAGGACCTTTCCAATTTGGCGCAAACTTAACTTTTATTTGGCTTTTTTTATTTAATGAGTAGGCCATCCTATTTTGATATAGGTGATTTAATATAGGTGATCATGTCATACTACGTCCATTCTCTTCTCGTCAATGAGCATGAGTTGCTCTTGCCTGATCTGTATCCATTATGTGTCATCTAACTTGGCTTCTTGAATGACTCTTAAGGATGGTATCTCAAATTATGTGGTTATCACAGCTTTAGTGCCATTTACCAACATGTATGGCATTGCCCTAGTGGATGTCTTCATGGTGGTCCGATAAACTAGTAAGCCAAATGATAATTTCTCGTGTCATTACCTATGATTGTCCACTATCTATAGTAGAATCcctttgatgtttttgttggctgcttcaactggcTCATTCTTTTTTAGTCTGTAGGTTGTAGAGTTACGGTGGACAATTTTGAACTTCTGGAAAATTTCCCTAATGCGATCACTATTGAGATTAGTTGCAttgtcagtgatgattgactcggGTATCCCAAACGGGCAAACTATGTTGTTACAGACGAAATATGCCACTATTTGTTTTGTGAGGGCCTTGTATGTAAAAACATCAACCCATATGGTGAAGTTATCAATTTCTACCAAGATAAAAGGTGTCCATTCGATACGGCAAGCTCTAGGTCCAATTACGTCCATTCCCCAAGAGGCAAATGACCAAGGGGAACCCATTATGTTCAGCTCATTAGGTGGAACCCAGATGAAATCCCCATGGATCTGGCACTGGCGAAACTTCTGCACATAGCAGATACTATCGCCTTCTATGGTCATTCAAAAGTATCTGACTCTTAAAATCTTCTTGGATAAGGTAAAGCCATTCATGTGGGATCTGCACGTCCCTACATGTTCTAACAATTGGGTTGATTCAATAGAATTTACACATCTTAACAGACCCAAGTCTGGGATCCTCTGATACAGGACTTCCCCGTTGAGATAAAAGTGATTTGCCAGCCTTCTAAGCGCACGCTTCTGTCTATTAGTAGCATTCTTTGGATACTCTCTTATTTCAAGGAACCTTTTGATGTCTAGTAACATGGCTTACCGTATGGCTCTTTGTCTACATCTCTATCTTGATAGGGTCAATGTAATTCTTATTTTGATGCTGAATCATGCATGACAAGGTTGCGGCAGCATCGACAAACTCGTTCTGAATCCTAGGAATGTGCTTGAACTCGATCTTTGTGAACTTCTTGTATAGTTCCGTTACGTAATGCAGGTACGGAAGGATCTTGACGTTCTTTGTAGTCCATTCTCCTTAAACTTGATGTATCAACAGATCATAATCTCCTATTACCAGAAGCTCCTTGATGTTCATGTCCAATTGCCATCCTAATCCCTAGGATGTAAGCTTCATCCTACCAGCCTAGTCACTTGCAGCGGATCAGGCCCCAATTGACCCACCCAGGAGTGACGAGGAGAATCTAGAGCAGTTTTGGGAGGCTCATGCCACCATCATTCAGTGGGGATTAGTCAGAGTATGCTCATGATTTCATAGACCAATGCTAGTAGATTCTTGATACGggaggtattctggagactagtgaaGTCTCATTTTCTACTTTTCAGCTGTGAGGGGTAGCTTTCagatggtgggaggcttatgagttAAGCAGGCCAGTCATGGCTTTACCATTTAAGTGGCACAAGTTCTCCATTATCTTCATGGATATATTTGTTCCACAGACCCGCAAGGAGGAGTTGTTCAGGAAATTTGAGCATTTATGCCTAGAGGGTATGTCTGTGACCCAGCATGAGATGAGATTCTCAGAGTTGGCTCATCACAAGATCTGGATTGTTCCCACAtagagggagaggattaggaggttcattaaTGGCCTCAACTATGGACTGCGCTTTGTTATGACTCGAGAGATTGCATCAGGTGCTATGTTCATCTAGGTGGTTGATATTTCTAGGTGGCTAGAAGAGGTAAGTAGTCACATGCGTGGGGAGAGGGAGTCCAAAAGGCCTTGTGGTTCGGGTAGTTTTAGTAGTGTTTCTTCTGGAGGGCAGTCCCACCACAACAGGAGTTGTCCATAAAGGCCCGCTCAGATGGCTTGTCTGGTTTATCATGATGCATCACCTAGCCGTGGTTAATATAGTGCTCGTATGGGTCGGTCATCTTTCAGTGCCCTCCCAACTTAGAGCTCATCTTATGCTCCGTCAGTTTAGGGTTCATCTGTACCAGGTTCTTCTAGTAGCTATTCTGGTTCTCGGGGTCCGATTTAGTCTCCACCACCATTGACGAATCAGAGTTTCTACGAGTGTGAGGAGTTTAGACATGTGGGGAGGTATTGTCCCCTTTTCTTGGGAGGTCCAATTTATTAGAGGGATCTGGCTATTACTCTTATCCCAGTTACTTCATCACCCTCTTAGATAGCTCGGGGTGTGGTTCATGCAGCTAGAGGTCTCCTTAGAGGGGGAGGTAGATCAGGTTGCGGTCAGGctcgatgttatgcttttccTGCTCGGCCAGAGGCTGTTTCTTCAGACGTAGTAATCGCGGGTATCGTCTCAGTATGCCACACAGATGATTCTATATTATTTGAACCTAGTTCTACTTATTCgtatgtatcatcatattttgattgttatctggatatgccccatgagtcCTTAGTTTcgtctgttcatgtatctacgccGGTAGGAGATTCTATTATTATGGATCGTGTGTATCATtcgtatgtggtgactattgagggattggagactagagttgatatTTTATTGCTTAGTATGATTGATTTTGACATgattctgggcatggattggttatccccatgtcatgctattctagattgtcatgctaagactgtgacATTAGCGATGATGGGGTTGCCTAGAATTGAGTGAAGAGGTTCTctagattatgttcctagtagggtgatttcatatcTGAAGGCTCAACGGATGGTTGGAAAGGTGTGCTTTTCATATTTGgattgtgagggatgttggtgctgaTACTTCTACCATTGATTATGTTCCGGTAGTTCGagactttccggatgtgtttcatGTAGACCTTCCTGGCATGCCAGCTGAGGGACATTGATTattgtattgatttggtgccggtgACTCAGtgcatttctattcctccatatcgtatggcgccacaaagttgaaggaattgaaagagcagcttcaggagcaTCTTGATAAAGgggttcattaggcctagtgtgtcgctttggggtgcaccagttctatttgtgaagaagaagtatggtactatgaggatgtgcattgacaataggaagttgaacaaagttacaattaagaacaaatatcctttAACACGTGTTGATGACTTATTTtgccaacttatcttgtctttaaacctatatttttgctatgtttgagtaataaaatcatgtgtttaatgtcatttacttttattttacAGGCTGTATGTGATTTATAAGAAatggtgaagaaaccaagtgaaaacaagtcaaaaaggagctAAAATGGATGAAATGGAACCTGCTAGTgatttactcttcgcgaacgcgaaggtacaacgcgaacgcgaagaagcagGAAGctagaccttcgcgaacgcaaagtaccatcgcgaacgcgtagcttcaGAAACCAAACCTTCCCGAATGCGAAAGCTGAGGATAGcaaaccttcacgaacgcgaaggtgtggtcgcgaatgcgatgaagaaACTGGGCAGTTCTGGAATTTCACATTGTTTACCCCAAACCATTAAATACCCAAAAACCAGCTCATTTGTAATACAtattttggcttattttcagttctaaagactagagagaacaaggtggaagctagggttttgcacacacacttggattttgatgttttcaagcttgtggttaaggatttcttacccatttatgtttatttctttatttccttgctttgtattgaatatttaagtgtgtaacatttatttccaacacttgaattttgtttatggaaatattcatatttaaagtatgaattaaataccttgttgtgcttatataTTGAATGTTTTTCAAttatttatgaagtgagttattgtttctttaattattcttgttctttaatgtttccaaagggattagctaatcCTAGGAATcacccattaactccgaattaattttgagaaagataatttggggttgggaaaaaATAACTAACAAGAACTGGAGGTTTTatccctcattttatagattctacctagggatatgaTTGAACTACTTGAAGCCATATCCTGATGTGCTTATCCTCTTAATGGGTTAGGAATAATTCatttaggaagtcttgttagtcttcgaaagaagctaattaagaattattatccgtgCTAATTAACacaaactcgctcatatttgtaaaattgtaaaatatattggatcgttacttgagtgtaattcccgatgcatctacacttgtagccattgatcattttacttgctttctaggttagtttacatttccgcatttaggaatagatattttctcaaatcaattctaagtgtttggcattgcataacaagtgataattctcttacattcctaatagcctacatattgttctctgtgggattcgactccgactcatagttgggtaaattatattacatgcgaccgtgtccatttactttttagtagtggatttggacgtcataaataattggcgccgttgccggggaacaatttggcgtaatttaggttgtttgagaaataagcgtaagtgctttggtccaaacttgtgaatatttgtgtaattaatttttcttaccttggtctattattcttatttgtttcttgtttattttcttaattttgaaaaatgacatcatttaatgaaaattggtctgatggtagttgttcatactttgatgacccttgtccttattgtggaggaccacactcgtggcaaaattgtttaaGTTCTCCCGGGGGTGGATTGCGTGCACAATATCAAACCCATGAGTgaagtatttgtgataagtgtggttgtcaaaatggtcattgagagtattgtgcttatttgtccttcctTCCCAaagcccccgctatgatgattctactttttgtgatgaaaattataGGGATATGGAAGTGAGAGAAGTTGAGCAtggtcaaaatggagagttcaagctcatattagaatgcctacttgaaggaggaaacaaagagcaaagtgccttggaggagtttttggaaaatagtctccaaaatgacttggcacttgaaaggttgCAGTCATAAATgggagaaatgcttgaagctttagaggtccaaaaagcctTGGAAGTTGAGGATAGCCAAGAATTTTTCTTAGATGTGGAAGCCGAAAATCCTTCCTTGGCgcttgatcaaaaccaagaagaactctcaaatgctcaaaatgagaagatgatgctcatgttggagaatGAGGAGAAGCAtaactttgcactcgaggacttgaaacaaggtttggctcacaatgatgaacatatccgcactttggaagagcaaatgaaaatatttattgaggctcactatgcccaccaacttgagagtgtggaaggaAGTCAAGAAGAGTCCGATTTTGAGGAAAAAAGTGAActctactttgaggaatcaagaattaaACATCCGCTAACCGACTCCATGAGTGTTATTGATGCCAATAAAAATATTGAATTAGAGTCAACCGGTGTAAATAAATatttggttgagattgactctagtccgggggaaaaagaggatgtcaaaatccgggaagaattgcaatttggagggttgatgtcacattccaagcatttttcaacattggaattgtgtggtGAAATGAGAATTGAACTACACGAGTCAATGATGGATTGCGAGGAGGAAAGATGAAGGCCATACAGtttacaatttgagggaacaagaaggcAACTTGATATTCCTCATAAAGCCAAGAAatgcaaaataaagaaaattagTCTTGGATTGATCATCAACTTACCACCCCCACCGCTCGTagtcacaagcttgattccaagttgTGTGTCCAATTCATATCGTCCAAGTAGCaagaaaagtggtaaagttgagTTGCATCATGCCACGATGTTAAATGCGGCGCTTGGTGGGAGGTAACCCATCGTTTTTCcaaatttttagtcatttttgaaattttcttctttagaatagcTTAGAATATTATTTGCAGCTAATCTGCCAAGTTTTAGATTTTTTGGTGTTAATTTGAGCAGGTCGGAGTGGTCCGGAGAGCCAAAACCAGTAGCTGCCAGAATTTTAAACCTCGTGTGGTCGGAGTGGTCGGAGTGGTTCGCGTTCGCGTGGAcctctcgcgttcgcataggttcACCAAATTTTAAACGTACGCGTTCGCGATGTCTCACTCGCGTTCACGACTGTTCACATTTTTTTACCTTTCGCGTAGGCAACCAACCCTCGCGAACGCATAGGGTCAAGTAAGTTTTAAAATTGTAAAACACTGGAAATCGGCCCTAACCCTTCCCTTTGGCTCAAGAACAGTTTACCCCTTTattcccaaaagaaaaaaaaaatgcccCATTCTCTTCAAGTTCATTGTGATTCTCCCTCGCCACTCCCAAGGTATGTAATGTTCTCTCTTGTATCTTAaatctttcttctctttcttggTGTGAAGCAATAGAAGAACAATCATGGTTGTTTGGTCCTTAGGCTTCAAATTTTGTGATCTTAAATGTCTAATTTGTATGTGAAATTTGTTGTGCTTGCTGGGTGAGGTTGGTTGAGTGTGAGTGTGGGTTGTTGAAGAAAACAAATGGGCAAGATCTTTGCTTAAATGATCTGTAAAAATGAACCAAAAACGAGGGCACCCCAACTGTTCG contains:
- the LOC104242390 gene encoding uncharacterized protein — encoded protein: MTIEGDSICYVQKFRQCQIHGDFIWVPPNELNIMGSPWSFASWGMDVIGPRACRIEWTPFILVEIDNFTIWVDVFTYKALTKQIVAYFVCNNIVCPFGIPESIITDNATNLNSDRIREIFQKFKIVHRNSTTYRLKKNEPVEAANKNIKGILL